In one window of Frigoriglobus tundricola DNA:
- the nadD gene encoding nicotinate-nucleotide adenylyltransferase gives MRIGIFGGTFDPVHMGHLILAEQCRAQAHLDEVWFVPSHIPPHKADKGVTRFEQRCDMLELATAGHPAFRIDRIEKDLDPPSYTARTLEHLHTRHPGNEFALLMGSDCLPDLPGWYEPRLVLERASLIVVPRPGVMLWTAERLAAALGVDPSAVRMRFVACPMIEIASRELRRAVTDGMSVRYMVPRAVEEYVRERKLYTAGS, from the coding sequence ATGCGCATCGGCATCTTCGGCGGCACGTTCGACCCGGTCCACATGGGGCACCTGATCCTGGCCGAGCAGTGCCGCGCGCAGGCGCACCTGGACGAAGTGTGGTTCGTGCCGAGCCACATCCCGCCGCACAAGGCCGACAAGGGCGTGACGCGGTTCGAGCAGCGCTGCGACATGCTCGAACTCGCCACCGCCGGGCACCCCGCGTTCCGCATCGACCGCATCGAGAAGGACCTCGACCCGCCGAGTTACACGGCCCGCACGCTCGAACACCTGCACACCCGCCACCCCGGCAACGAGTTCGCGCTGCTGATGGGTTCGGACTGCCTGCCGGACCTGCCGGGCTGGTACGAACCGCGTCTCGTGCTCGAACGCGCGAGTTTGATCGTCGTGCCGCGGCCCGGCGTGATGCTGTGGACCGCGGAGCGGTTGGCGGCGGCGCTGGGCGTGGACCCGTCCGCGGTGCGGATGAGGTTCGTGGCGTGCCCGATGATCGAGATCGCCAGCCGCGAGCTGCGCCGCGCGGTTACGGACGGCATGAGCGTCCGGTACATGGTCCCGCGCGCGGTCGAGGAGTACGTCCGCGAGCGCAAGCTCTACACCGCGGGGTCGTGA
- a CDS encoding sigma-70 family RNA polymerase sigma factor: MAALLSLFRHATGSVPPATDGELLTRFADRRDEEAFAELVRRHGPVVYRVCCRLVGADAAEDAFQAVFLVLATRWAAARAAGSVGGWLVGVAGRVARQMRRSARRRTRHETAAAESRATECAEAPGGLTDQFRVLDEELTRLPDSLRDPVVLCLLQGRTQEQAAVELGRDARTLRRRLERAKQVLRARLERRGVVPAVAAAVVTGVGSVSAAVPHDLARRTVAAVFDFLTGGTAVAGSAPVVLAKGVATIMIARKLMHLTAAVIVGLVGLGVGLAGDGPPAPPVPASAGPVPVTQPEPMTPPVVPAVVVVDREIDWQKDEARLQAILKGAHLNTPSPTTTVLIDAMCVHVPRGFCRRSGLTEEESSNTWFLSQREVRMFSALLRAEPGKEVVCRPQLHVAEGQTGSVHVGQSVPVGTGKVVSLKGKKESEKSPITSNAVVEFETAQMIDIGAKVRVTPKIGASGQLLLRIEAENVEIGAPVQLYPADKHAEAVPSFNCHTFQTTVVVPDAGTVVIRSESVAHEVLWVLTPHVIRGEKKASAPELPAPKPVPVVPPAPKPVSAVPAFVDHGTAEHNVEIKDYRVSAGSGVRIAVPALGPVPLAPDLSAPVLKSPEDRK; this comes from the coding sequence ATGGCGGCACTGCTCTCACTTTTCCGACACGCTACGGGCTCAGTTCCGCCGGCGACCGACGGTGAACTGCTCACCCGGTTCGCGGACCGGCGCGACGAGGAGGCGTTCGCCGAACTCGTCCGTCGACACGGGCCGGTGGTGTACCGGGTCTGTTGCCGGCTCGTCGGCGCGGACGCGGCCGAAGACGCGTTCCAGGCCGTGTTTCTCGTTCTCGCGACGCGGTGGGCGGCCGCCCGCGCCGCGGGTTCGGTCGGCGGCTGGTTGGTCGGTGTTGCCGGTCGGGTGGCCCGACAGATGCGCCGGTCGGCGCGCCGGCGCACGCGGCACGAAACGGCAGCGGCCGAATCACGCGCGACCGAGTGCGCGGAGGCGCCCGGTGGGCTCACCGACCAGTTCCGGGTGCTGGACGAGGAGCTGACCCGGCTGCCCGATTCGCTCCGTGATCCGGTTGTTCTGTGCCTTCTTCAGGGCCGGACACAGGAGCAGGCGGCGGTCGAACTGGGCCGCGATGCGCGCACGCTGCGCCGCCGACTCGAACGCGCCAAACAGGTACTTCGCGCCCGGTTGGAGCGCCGCGGCGTGGTTCCGGCGGTCGCGGCGGCGGTGGTGACCGGAGTCGGATCAGTATCCGCAGCCGTTCCACACGATCTGGCACGGCGAACGGTGGCGGCGGTGTTCGATTTTCTGACCGGGGGAACGGCCGTGGCCGGTTCCGCTCCGGTCGTCCTCGCAAAGGGAGTTGCGACGATTATGATTGCACGAAAGCTCATGCACCTGACGGCGGCGGTCATCGTCGGGCTGGTCGGCTTGGGCGTGGGGCTCGCGGGCGACGGCCCGCCGGCGCCGCCGGTCCCCGCGAGCGCGGGACCGGTCCCCGTTACACAACCCGAACCGATGACACCGCCTGTGGTGCCGGCAGTAGTGGTAGTGGATCGGGAGATCGACTGGCAAAAGGACGAAGCCCGGTTACAGGCGATACTGAAAGGCGCGCACCTGAACACGCCCTCTCCGACGACAACCGTTCTCATCGACGCGATGTGTGTTCACGTGCCCCGAGGGTTCTGCAGGCGCTCCGGGCTGACGGAAGAGGAGTCCTCGAACACATGGTTCCTGAGCCAGCGCGAAGTGCGGATGTTCTCTGCGCTCTTGCGTGCGGAGCCGGGGAAGGAAGTCGTCTGCCGTCCCCAACTCCACGTTGCGGAGGGCCAGACCGGATCGGTCCATGTCGGCCAGTCGGTGCCAGTCGGAACGGGTAAGGTGGTGAGTCTGAAAGGCAAAAAGGAATCCGAGAAGTCGCCGATTACCAGCAATGCTGTAGTCGAATTCGAAACCGCCCAGATGATCGACATCGGTGCCAAAGTCCGGGTCACTCCGAAGATCGGGGCGAGTGGGCAGCTTCTACTCCGAATCGAAGCCGAGAACGTGGAGATCGGGGCACCGGTGCAACTGTACCCCGCTGACAAGCACGCCGAGGCTGTTCCCTCATTCAACTGCCACACGTTTCAGACGACCGTGGTCGTCCCGGACGCCGGGACGGTCGTGATTCGCAGCGAATCCGTGGCCCACGAAGTCCTCTGGGTTCTCACGCCGCACGTGATCCGCGGCGAGAAGAAAGCGTCCGCGCCGGAGTTGCCCGCGCCGAAGCCGGTTCCGGTGGTCCCGCCCGCGCCAAAACCGGTTTCGGCCGTCCCGGCATTCGTGGATCACGGCACGGCGGAACACAACGTCGAAATCAAGGACTACCGCGTGTCGGCCGGTTCGGGTGTCCGGATCGCCGTCCCGGCGCTCGGCCCGGTGCCGCTGGCGCCGGACCTCTCGGCTCCGGTTCTCAAGAGTCCAGAAGACCGAAAGTAG
- a CDS encoding beta-propeller domain-containing protein, producing MTVRTIASAAIVFAALALAPAARGADEKITHGFLATGAETYIVDDAGKVTWRYAASTRDGWVLPNGNVLLALSKSKDFPGGAVIEVTKDGKTVFEFKGTQAEVNTAQRLAGGNTLLTEAGDTPRVLEVDPKGKIVVDVPIQAQTKDHHLQTRMTRKLPNGNYLVPQLLDKVVREYDPKGKVVWEVKTPNMPFTAIRLKDGNTLISCTWGNLAIEVDKDGKEVWRVGTDDLPGKPLNDACGCQRLPNGNTVLTSYRTAANKTKLIEVTRDKKVVWTYTDARPSGIHHFQILDTDGKALEGAPMR from the coding sequence ATGACCGTTCGCACTATCGCTTCGGCCGCCATCGTGTTCGCGGCGCTCGCTCTCGCCCCCGCGGCCCGCGGCGCGGACGAGAAGATCACGCACGGGTTCCTCGCCACCGGCGCCGAGACGTACATCGTGGACGACGCCGGCAAGGTGACGTGGCGGTACGCGGCGTCCACGCGCGACGGGTGGGTGCTCCCGAACGGCAACGTGCTACTCGCGCTCTCCAAGAGCAAGGACTTCCCCGGCGGTGCGGTGATCGAGGTGACGAAGGACGGGAAAACGGTGTTCGAGTTCAAGGGCACGCAGGCGGAGGTGAACACCGCGCAGCGGCTCGCGGGCGGCAACACGCTCCTGACCGAAGCCGGCGACACGCCGCGCGTCCTCGAAGTGGACCCGAAGGGCAAGATCGTTGTGGACGTGCCCATCCAGGCGCAAACCAAGGACCACCACCTGCAAACGCGGATGACCCGCAAGCTCCCGAACGGCAACTACCTCGTGCCGCAACTGCTCGACAAGGTGGTGCGCGAGTACGACCCGAAGGGCAAGGTGGTGTGGGAGGTGAAGACGCCGAACATGCCGTTCACCGCGATCCGCTTGAAGGACGGCAACACCCTGATTTCCTGCACCTGGGGCAACCTCGCCATCGAGGTGGACAAGGACGGCAAGGAGGTGTGGCGGGTCGGCACGGACGACCTGCCGGGCAAGCCGCTGAACGACGCGTGCGGCTGCCAGCGCCTCCCGAACGGCAACACGGTGCTGACGAGCTACCGCACCGCCGCGAACAAGACCAAGCTGATCGAGGTGACGCGCGACAAGAAGGTGGTGTGGACGTACACCGACGCTCGCCCCTCCGGCATCCACCACTTCCAGATCCTCGACACCGACGGCAAGGCCTTGGAAGGTGCCCCGATGCGGTAA
- a CDS encoding sigma-70 family RNA polymerase sigma factor gives MSFEVKTDLSRSLRRLTHEMAAESLRDLTDQQLVERALTGCEEAVFQTIVRRHGAMVFGVCWRVLRHAHDAEDAFQATFLVLARNLRAVRRRASLASWLHGVARRIALKAQTRTGVRRRHERRAAAPEAAPLEDGAKQESLAALDAELAQLPERWRLPIVLCYLQGRTQDEAAGHLGVSKTTLRTRLAEARRALADRLTRRGVVWSAALFEVLLSDCAATAAPGLFAATAEAAAGILAGKPLIATASADVVALTQGALNAMMPSALKKVAGLLFVTGVVAFGAAVPAHDRAAPPLAPDDGPPVVTGGARDAAGFIPNRSRRLFTVTAPVPKDIALPKMFLVQNPSLTYLDAAGKEKPFDPWTTPDKLWPTSGRLSPDGRWVAAVEIDAAGGKWDLVIRSRTGTGEPMSIPLVFRHIGSSGSPIWSPDSGRVLIWEQGIGKGGVRECAYRVCDRAAKTLTKVALPNGCNVTDWSSDGKRFLADVRPTDSTVRVAWLSADGTGKPEYVSPDGEHGYGARLSPDGKHVLYQAAPVPEKPTERTKTRLYVMNLTTGKRTAVDEPGETHGHCWSPDGSRVAYTWQRTLDKPAEVAERETLLITCAPDGRDRTTVTRKKTEIPENGSGRSGVVYFFWVSDWR, from the coding sequence ATGAGCTTCGAAGTGAAAACAGACCTGAGCCGTTCCCTCCGTCGTCTCACCCACGAAATGGCAGCGGAATCGTTACGCGACCTGACGGACCAGCAACTCGTCGAACGAGCCCTCACGGGTTGCGAGGAGGCGGTGTTCCAGACCATCGTGCGCCGCCACGGCGCAATGGTGTTCGGAGTCTGTTGGCGCGTGCTGCGGCACGCGCACGATGCCGAAGACGCGTTCCAGGCGACGTTCCTGGTTCTCGCACGCAATCTGCGCGCGGTGCGCCGGCGCGCGTCCCTGGCGAGTTGGCTGCACGGCGTGGCGCGGCGGATCGCGCTCAAGGCCCAGACCCGTACCGGAGTGCGCCGCCGCCACGAGCGCCGGGCCGCGGCGCCCGAAGCGGCGCCACTCGAAGACGGCGCCAAGCAGGAATCGCTCGCGGCCCTGGATGCCGAGTTGGCCCAACTCCCCGAGAGATGGCGGCTGCCGATCGTCCTGTGCTACTTGCAGGGACGGACCCAGGATGAAGCGGCGGGCCACCTGGGCGTGAGCAAAACCACACTCCGCACCCGGCTGGCCGAAGCGCGGCGGGCGCTCGCCGACCGGCTGACCCGACGCGGCGTGGTCTGGTCCGCCGCGCTGTTCGAGGTTCTGCTATCGGATTGTGCCGCTACGGCGGCACCCGGCCTGTTCGCCGCGACGGCGGAAGCGGCGGCCGGAATTCTTGCCGGGAAGCCGTTGATTGCAACCGCTTCGGCGGACGTCGTAGCCCTCACACAAGGAGCGTTGAACGCCATGATGCCGAGCGCACTGAAGAAGGTGGCGGGGCTCCTGTTCGTGACCGGCGTTGTTGCGTTCGGCGCCGCGGTGCCGGCGCACGACCGCGCGGCACCGCCGCTGGCCCCCGACGACGGGCCGCCCGTTGTCACCGGAGGCGCGAGGGACGCGGCCGGTTTCATCCCGAACCGGTCCCGACGACTCTTCACTGTTACTGCTCCGGTTCCCAAGGATATCGCCCTGCCGAAGATGTTCCTGGTCCAGAACCCGAGTCTGACCTATCTCGATGCGGCGGGAAAGGAGAAGCCCTTCGATCCCTGGACGACACCCGATAAGCTCTGGCCGACGAGCGGGCGACTTTCACCCGACGGGCGTTGGGTGGCAGCCGTCGAAATCGACGCTGCGGGAGGCAAGTGGGATCTGGTCATTCGGTCGCGAACGGGAACGGGGGAGCCGATGAGCATTCCTCTGGTCTTCAGACATATCGGATCCAGTGGTTCGCCCATATGGTCCCCCGACAGTGGGAGGGTGCTGATTTGGGAGCAGGGCATCGGCAAGGGTGGGGTGCGTGAGTGCGCCTATCGCGTATGCGATCGGGCTGCAAAGACGCTCACAAAGGTGGCACTTCCGAACGGGTGCAACGTCACCGACTGGTCGAGCGACGGGAAGCGGTTCCTGGCCGACGTCCGGCCCACGGACTCCACGGTGCGTGTGGCCTGGCTCAGTGCCGACGGCACCGGAAAGCCCGAATACGTGAGCCCCGATGGAGAACACGGATACGGCGCTCGGCTGTCGCCGGACGGCAAGCACGTGCTCTATCAAGCTGCCCCGGTGCCCGAGAAGCCGACCGAGCGGACGAAAACGAGGCTCTATGTCATGAATCTGACGACGGGGAAACGCACAGCAGTGGACGAACCGGGAGAAACACACGGTCACTGTTGGTCGCCGGACGGGTCGCGGGTCGCGTACACCTGGCAGCGCACCCTGGACAAGCCGGCGGAGGTTGCCGAGCGGGAAACGCTACTGATCACCTGCGCCCCGGACGGCCGCGACCGGACGACGGTTACCCGCAAAAAGACCGAGATCCCCGAGAACGGTTCGGGGCGGTCGGGGGTCGTGTATTTCTTCTGGGTGTCCGACTGGCGCTGA
- the galT gene encoding galactose-1-phosphate uridylyltransferase, giving the protein MNDEPELRRDPVTGRWALVAPERARRPIALSGHEPHGLTNGERTPCPFCAGQEHDTPNEVFAYRAPGTTPNGPGWQLRIVPNKFPAVRQPVPASRPDESGAGEMELFTSAPATGSAEVLIDCPEHVDNPTRLSDEQFGAVFRAYRERMAALAADPRLAHVAVFKNVGAEAGASLGHTHSQLIATPVVPALVRTEWDCAAAHHARTGRCVFCDIVERELADGRRVVARSAHFVAVTAFAPRFAYETWVLPVHHEARYEAITDAATQDLAVLLKRVLRALDVVQHTPAYNWFLHTSPLRAGAPPHYHWHLEILPRTARPAGLEWGFGCHITTAAPERAASELRAAEAEPERQG; this is encoded by the coding sequence ATGAACGACGAACCCGAACTCCGCCGCGACCCGGTCACCGGCCGGTGGGCGCTGGTCGCCCCGGAGCGGGCGCGGCGCCCGATCGCCCTGTCGGGCCACGAGCCGCACGGCCTCACGAACGGCGAGCGGACCCCGTGCCCCTTCTGCGCCGGGCAGGAACACGATACCCCCAACGAGGTGTTTGCGTACCGCGCCCCCGGCACCACCCCGAACGGACCGGGATGGCAGCTCCGCATCGTACCCAACAAGTTCCCCGCCGTGCGGCAGCCGGTCCCGGCCTCCCGGCCGGATGAATCGGGTGCGGGAGAAATGGAACTCTTCACCTCGGCCCCCGCAACCGGGTCCGCCGAAGTGCTGATCGACTGCCCCGAACACGTTGATAACCCCACCCGATTGTCCGACGAGCAGTTCGGTGCCGTGTTCCGCGCGTACCGCGAGCGAATGGCGGCACTCGCGGCCGACCCGCGGCTGGCCCACGTCGCGGTGTTCAAGAACGTCGGCGCGGAGGCGGGCGCCTCGCTCGGCCACACGCACTCGCAACTCATCGCCACGCCGGTCGTGCCCGCACTCGTCCGCACGGAATGGGACTGCGCGGCGGCGCACCACGCGCGGACCGGGCGGTGCGTGTTCTGCGACATCGTGGAACGGGAACTCGCGGACGGCAGGCGGGTCGTCGCGCGGTCGGCGCATTTCGTCGCCGTGACCGCGTTCGCGCCGCGGTTCGCCTATGAAACGTGGGTGCTACCGGTTCACCACGAAGCGCGGTACGAGGCGATCACGGACGCCGCGACACAGGACCTCGCGGTCCTGCTCAAGCGGGTGCTGCGCGCCCTGGACGTGGTGCAGCACACGCCGGCCTACAACTGGTTCCTGCACACCAGCCCGCTCCGCGCGGGCGCCCCGCCGCACTACCACTGGCACCTGGAAATCCTGCCGCGCACGGCCCGGCCCGCCGGGCTGGAGTGGGGCTTCGGCTGTCACATTACTACGGCCGCTCCGGAGCGTGCGGCATCGGAGCTACGGGCAGCGGAAGCGGAGCCGGAGCGTCAGGGATGA
- the purM gene encoding phosphoribosylformylglycinamidine cyclo-ligase, with translation MSEQWDYKKAGLDLEKYEQTISGIQAHIARTQRAGVIPPPFPPRKGGKGVGGFASLFDLSAVSRYTNPVMVTCTDGVGSKLKIAGLVGRFDTVGIDLVAMSVNDLICTGGEPLCFLDYLAMPKDDPALTAQLVKGIADGCLESGCALVGGETAILPDFYQPGDFDLAGFAAGVVERDRIIDGTRIAAGDAVIGVASSGVHSNGYSLVRKVVFEAAGLTVTDTVPELGKTVGDELLTPTRLYAKPIRRVLATHAGAVHGLANITGGGLPDNVGRILPPTRRVHIARGSWPVPPVFTWLQKCGHVADAEMLRVFNMGVGFVVIAAPDAAVDIVAQLTGDGFPAWRIGEVRDGEVGVEVR, from the coding sequence ATGTCCGAACAGTGGGATTACAAGAAGGCCGGGCTGGACCTGGAAAAGTACGAGCAAACGATTTCGGGCATCCAGGCGCACATCGCGCGCACGCAGCGGGCCGGCGTCATCCCGCCGCCGTTTCCGCCTCGTAAGGGCGGCAAGGGCGTGGGCGGGTTCGCCAGCCTGTTCGACCTCTCCGCCGTCAGCCGGTACACGAACCCGGTCATGGTCACCTGCACCGACGGCGTCGGGAGCAAGCTGAAGATCGCGGGCCTGGTCGGCCGGTTCGACACGGTGGGCATCGACCTCGTCGCGATGTCGGTGAACGACCTGATCTGCACCGGCGGCGAACCGCTCTGTTTCCTCGACTACCTCGCGATGCCGAAGGACGACCCGGCGCTCACGGCCCAACTTGTGAAGGGCATCGCCGACGGGTGCCTCGAATCCGGTTGCGCGCTCGTCGGCGGCGAAACGGCCATCCTCCCGGACTTCTACCAGCCGGGCGACTTCGACCTCGCCGGCTTCGCCGCGGGCGTCGTGGAACGCGACCGGATCATCGACGGCACCCGGATCGCCGCCGGCGATGCGGTAATTGGTGTCGCCTCGAGCGGCGTTCACTCCAACGGTTACAGCCTCGTGCGCAAGGTCGTCTTCGAGGCGGCCGGGCTCACGGTGACCGATACCGTACCGGAACTCGGCAAGACCGTCGGCGACGAGCTCCTCACCCCCACGCGGCTGTACGCGAAGCCGATCCGCCGCGTGCTCGCCACGCACGCCGGAGCCGTTCACGGGCTGGCGAACATCACCGGCGGCGGGCTCCCGGACAACGTCGGCCGCATCCTCCCGCCGACCCGGCGCGTCCACATCGCCCGCGGGTCGTGGCCGGTGCCCCCGGTGTTCACGTGGCTCCAGAAGTGCGGTCACGTCGCGGACGCCGAGATGCTCCGCGTGTTCAACATGGGCGTTGGGTTCGTGGTGATCGCGGCGCCGGACGCGGCGGTCGACATCGTCGCGCAACTGACGGGTGACGGCTTCCCCGCGTGGCGCATCGGCGAGGTCCGCGACGGCGAAGTCGGTGTCGAGGTGAGATAG